From Juglans regia cultivar Chandler chromosome 8, Walnut 2.0, whole genome shotgun sequence, the proteins below share one genomic window:
- the LOC108985126 gene encoding acyl-protein thioesterase 1 homolog 1-like isoform X1 encodes MSYGSSDIGSGSGTATRTFEFGRTHVIRPKGMHQATIVWLHGLGDKGSSWSQLLETLPLPNIKWICPTAPTRPVKIFGGFPCTAWFDVGDFSEEDPDDLEGLDASAAYVANLLSTEPADVKLGVGGFSMGAATALHSVMCLVSGKYANGNPYRANLNAIVSLSGWLPCSRILRNRVEGSHGAARRAASLPIFLCHGLDDDVVAYEHGKRSAQTLSSAGFQNLTFRTYDGLGHYTIPEETDEVCNWLTANLGLQGS; translated from the exons ATGAGTTACGGTAGCTCAGATATAGGTTCTG GTAGTGGAACCGCCACAAGGACATTCGAGTTTGGAAGGACTCATGTGATCAGGCCCAAAGGGATGCACCAGGCCACTATTGTTTGGCTGCATGGCCTTGGTGACAAGGGCTCAAG CTGGTCCCAGCTCTTGGAAACTCTTCCTCTTCCAAAT ATAAAATGGATTTGCCCCACAGCTCCAACTCGGCCGGTAAAAATATTTGGTGGATTTCCTTGTACTGCTT GGTTCGATGTGGGAGATTTTTCAGAAGAAGACCCTGATGATTTGGAGGGATTAGATGCTTCCGCAGCATATGTAGCCAACCTATTGTCAACAGAGCCTGCTGATG TCAAACTTGGTGTTGGGGGCTTCAGTATGGGTGCTGCAACTGCGCTCCACTCAGTTATGTGCCTTGTTTCAGGAAAGTATGCAAATGGAAACCCTTATCGTGCCAATCTAAATGCAATTGTCAGTCTTAGTGGTTGGCTCCCATGTTCAAG gatCTTAAGGAACCGAGTGGAAGGGTCACATGGGGCAGCAAGGCGTGCGGCATCATTACCCATATTTCTCTGTCATGGGCTGG ATGATGATGTGGTTGCATATGAACACGGAAAGAGATCTGCTCAGACATTAAGCTCAGCCGGATTTCAAAATCTTACATTTAGAACTTATGATGG GCTGGGTCACTACACAATCCCTGAAGAGACCGATGAAGTTTGTAATTGGCTGACTGCAAATTTGGGGCTCCAGGGATCCTGA
- the LOC118349295 gene encoding acyl-protein thioesterase 1-like isoform X2 produces MSYGSSDIGSGSGTATRTFEFGRTHVIRPKGMHQATIVWLHGLGDKGSSWSQLLETLPLPNIKWICPTAPTRPGSMWEIFQKKTLMIWRD; encoded by the exons ATGAGTTACGGTAGCTCAGATATAGGTTCTG GTAGTGGAACCGCCACAAGGACATTCGAGTTTGGAAGGACTCATGTGATCAGGCCCAAAGGGATGCACCAGGCCACTATTGTTTGGCTGCATGGCCTTGGTGACAAGGGCTCAAG CTGGTCCCAGCTCTTGGAAACTCTTCCTCTTCCAAAT ATAAAATGGATTTGCCCCACAGCTCCAACTCGGCCG GGTTCGATGTGGGAGATTTTTCAGAAGAAGACCCTGATGATTTGGAGGGATTAG
- the LOC118349295 gene encoding acyl-protein thioesterase 1-like isoform X1, translated as MSYGSSDIGSGSGTATRTFEFGRTHVIRPKGMHQATIVWLHGLGDKGSSWSQLLETLPLPNIKWICPTAPTRPVKIFGGFPCTAWFDVGDFSEEDPDDLEGLDASAAYVANLLSTEPADGRILL; from the exons ATGAGTTACGGTAGCTCAGATATAGGTTCTG GTAGTGGAACCGCCACAAGGACATTCGAGTTTGGAAGGACTCATGTGATCAGGCCCAAAGGGATGCACCAGGCCACTATTGTTTGGCTGCATGGCCTTGGTGACAAGGGCTCAAG CTGGTCCCAGCTCTTGGAAACTCTTCCTCTTCCAAAT ATAAAATGGATTTGCCCCACAGCTCCAACTCGGCCGGTAAAAATATTTGGTGGATTTCCTTGTACTGCTT GGTTCGATGTGGGAGATTTTTCAGAAGAAGACCCTGATGATTTGGAGGGATTAGATGCTTCCGCAGCATATGTAGCCAACCTATTGTCAACAGAGCCTGCTGATGGTAGGATTCTCCTTTAA
- the LOC108985126 gene encoding acyl-protein thioesterase 1-like isoform X2 → MSYGSSDIGSGSGTATRTFEFGRTHVIRPKGMHQATIVWLHGLGDKGSSWSQLLETLPLPNIKWICPTAPTRPVKIFGGFPCTAWFDVGDFSEEDPDDLEGLDASAAYVANLLSTEPADGKYANGNPYRANLNAIVSLSGWLPCSRILRNRVEGSHGAARRAASLPIFLCHGLDDDVVAYEHGKRSAQTLSSAGFQNLTFRTYDGLGHYTIPEETDEVCNWLTANLGLQGS, encoded by the exons ATGAGTTACGGTAGCTCAGATATAGGTTCTG GTAGTGGAACCGCCACAAGGACATTCGAGTTTGGAAGGACTCATGTGATCAGGCCCAAAGGGATGCACCAGGCCACTATTGTTTGGCTGCATGGCCTTGGTGACAAGGGCTCAAG CTGGTCCCAGCTCTTGGAAACTCTTCCTCTTCCAAAT ATAAAATGGATTTGCCCCACAGCTCCAACTCGGCCGGTAAAAATATTTGGTGGATTTCCTTGTACTGCTT GGTTCGATGTGGGAGATTTTTCAGAAGAAGACCCTGATGATTTGGAGGGATTAGATGCTTCCGCAGCATATGTAGCCAACCTATTGTCAACAGAGCCTGCTGATG GAAAGTATGCAAATGGAAACCCTTATCGTGCCAATCTAAATGCAATTGTCAGTCTTAGTGGTTGGCTCCCATGTTCAAG gatCTTAAGGAACCGAGTGGAAGGGTCACATGGGGCAGCAAGGCGTGCGGCATCATTACCCATATTTCTCTGTCATGGGCTGG ATGATGATGTGGTTGCATATGAACACGGAAAGAGATCTGCTCAGACATTAAGCTCAGCCGGATTTCAAAATCTTACATTTAGAACTTATGATGG GCTGGGTCACTACACAATCCCTGAAGAGACCGATGAAGTTTGTAATTGGCTGACTGCAAATTTGGGGCTCCAGGGATCCTGA